In Sceloporus undulatus isolate JIND9_A2432 ecotype Alabama chromosome 7, SceUnd_v1.1, whole genome shotgun sequence, one DNA window encodes the following:
- the FHL1 gene encoding four and a half LIM domains protein 1 isoform X2 → MSERFDCHYCRDPLHGKKYVQKEGRHCCVKCFEKFCANTCAECRKPIGADTKELHFKNRYWHENCFRCFKCYTSLVNEPFMLKENNKVWCNKCTTNEEAPRCKGCLKPIVSGDQNVEYKKTVWHKDCFTCNQCKQVIGTASFFPKGDEIYCVTCHEHKFAKTCVKCKNPITSGGVAYQDRPYHAECFVCATCTKKLGGQRFTAVEDQFYCVDCYKSFVAKKCSGCKNPITGFGKGTNVVSHEGQSWHDYCFNCKKCSIPLANKPFVYHAEQVYCPACAKKL, encoded by the exons ATGTCGGAGCGCTTTGACTGCCACTACTGCCGTGACCCTTTGCATGGGAAGAAATACGTCCAGAAGGAAGGCCGCCACTGTTGCGTCAAGTGCTTCGAGAAGTTCTGTGCCAACACCTGCGCAGAATGCCGGAAACCGATTGGGGCTGACACCAAG GAGCTGCATTTCAAGAACCGCTACTGGCACGAGAACTGTTTCCGCTGCTTCAAGTGCTACACATCCCTGGTGAACGAGCCCTTCATGCTGAAGGAGAACAACAAGGTCTGGTGCAACAAGTGCACTACCAATGAGGAGGCACCCCGCTGCAAAGGTTGCCTGAAGCCCATCGTTTCAG GCGATCAGAACGTGGAGTACAAGAAGACCGTTTGGCACAAGGACTGCTTCACTTGCAACCAGTGCAAGCAGGTGATCGGCACAGCCAGCTTCTTCCCCAAAGGGGACGAGATCTACTGCGTCACCTGCCATGAGCATAAATTTGCCAAGACCTGTGTGAAGTGCAAGAAT CCCATCACCTCTGGCGGAGTCGCCTACCAGGATCGTCCTTACCACGCCGAGTGCTTTGTGTGTGCCACCTGCACGAAGAAGCTGGGCGGGCAACGCTTCACGGCCGTGGAGGACCAGTTCTACTGTGTGGATTGCTACAAGTCCTTTGTGGCCAAGAAGTGCAGCGGCTGCAAGAACCCCATTACGG GCTTTGGAAAAGGCACCAACGTGGTCAGCCACGAAGGCCAATCGTGGCACGATTACTGTTTCAACTGCAAGAAGTGCTCCATCCCTCTGGCTAACAAGCCCTTTGTCTACCATGCTGAGCAAGTTTACTGCCCTGCTTGCGCCAAGAAGCTGTAA
- the FHL1 gene encoding four and a half LIM domains protein 1 isoform X1, whose protein sequence is MAYHRHSGPSSYTVGTMSERFDCHYCRDPLHGKKYVQKEGRHCCVKCFEKFCANTCAECRKPIGADTKELHFKNRYWHENCFRCFKCYTSLVNEPFMLKENNKVWCNKCTTNEEAPRCKGCLKPIVSGDQNVEYKKTVWHKDCFTCNQCKQVIGTASFFPKGDEIYCVTCHEHKFAKTCVKCKNPITSGGVAYQDRPYHAECFVCATCTKKLGGQRFTAVEDQFYCVDCYKSFVAKKCSGCKNPITGFGKGTNVVSHEGQSWHDYCFNCKKCSIPLANKPFVYHAEQVYCPACAKKL, encoded by the exons ATGGCTTATCACAGACACTCAG GGCCCAGCAGTTACACCGTGGGCACCATGTCGGAGCGCTTTGACTGCCACTACTGCCGTGACCCTTTGCATGGGAAGAAATACGTCCAGAAGGAAGGCCGCCACTGTTGCGTCAAGTGCTTCGAGAAGTTCTGTGCCAACACCTGCGCAGAATGCCGGAAACCGATTGGGGCTGACACCAAG GAGCTGCATTTCAAGAACCGCTACTGGCACGAGAACTGTTTCCGCTGCTTCAAGTGCTACACATCCCTGGTGAACGAGCCCTTCATGCTGAAGGAGAACAACAAGGTCTGGTGCAACAAGTGCACTACCAATGAGGAGGCACCCCGCTGCAAAGGTTGCCTGAAGCCCATCGTTTCAG GCGATCAGAACGTGGAGTACAAGAAGACCGTTTGGCACAAGGACTGCTTCACTTGCAACCAGTGCAAGCAGGTGATCGGCACAGCCAGCTTCTTCCCCAAAGGGGACGAGATCTACTGCGTCACCTGCCATGAGCATAAATTTGCCAAGACCTGTGTGAAGTGCAAGAAT CCCATCACCTCTGGCGGAGTCGCCTACCAGGATCGTCCTTACCACGCCGAGTGCTTTGTGTGTGCCACCTGCACGAAGAAGCTGGGCGGGCAACGCTTCACGGCCGTGGAGGACCAGTTCTACTGTGTGGATTGCTACAAGTCCTTTGTGGCCAAGAAGTGCAGCGGCTGCAAGAACCCCATTACGG GCTTTGGAAAAGGCACCAACGTGGTCAGCCACGAAGGCCAATCGTGGCACGATTACTGTTTCAACTGCAAGAAGTGCTCCATCCCTCTGGCTAACAAGCCCTTTGTCTACCATGCTGAGCAAGTTTACTGCCCTGCTTGCGCCAAGAAGCTGTAA